The DNA segment ATGATCCGCCGCAAGATCTCCCAGAACCACACATGAAAACCCTTCCTCCTTAAATCCCTCGACCACTGCATAATCATACCCTTTCCAGGCATAAAAATCCAGAATCTCATACACATTCGTCGTACGGAGACTCATCACGGTCTTTTCCGCATCAATGCCTGCCGTCGCAACCGACCCTCCTGAGAAATGCACCGTCGTATCCTTCCCCGCGGGCAGCTCCCAGATATGATGCCCCATATGTTTAATCGTTGCAACCGTACCGACTGCAGCCAGAAGCGGTACAAGCTTTGTGATCATAGTCGTCTTCCCCGAGTTTGAATGGCCGATAATGTTGATGATCCGCATACCCATACTATTGCACCCTAAGATCACTTTATTAATTTGCACCCGGATACATACTGAATAACGAACAGGCCTCCCGAACCATCCCGGGCGGTCGGGGATAAGGACACTCATGAAACTGCTGATGAGCAGCGGACGAACCCCGGAACAGGGCGCCCAGCTGTACTACAAAGACACCAAAGACTACTCCCGCGAAACCTCCTACTGTTTCCTCAACCCGATGGACATGATGGAAATAGGCGTCGAAGAAGACGAACACGTCCTCATCGAAAGTACCGCCGGAAAAACCGTCTTTAATGTTCGCGAATCACCCGAAACCCCTGAGGGAGTAGTATTCATCCCCTGTGGTCCGCATGCCAACTTCATCCTCCACGAACATACCCACTCCACCGGCGCGCCCGACTTCAAAGGCGTACCGGTCGAAGTCAGCGCAACCGATCTCCCCCTAAAATCCGCATGGGACCTCATGGAAGAACTCGGCGGTCTCAGATACACAATACCCGCAGGAACCACCCTTCCGAATACCGAACCCGGAGAAAAAATCATCAAAAACCATGCCTGCCCCCTCTGCGGCTGCCTCTGCGACGACATTGAACTCCACATCAAAGACGGCGTCATCACCGATGTCGTAAACGGCTGTCTGCTCTCCTCCGGCAAATTCCGCTCACCAGGCCGGATGGTCACTCCCATCCGCCGCGACGGAAACGAATGGAAGGAAACCGACTTCGACACCGCCGTCAGAATGGCTGCCGAAATGTTTGCGTCCGCAAAGCGGCCGCTCTTCTACGGCTGGTCCGGCACCTCCACCGAAGCCATGCACATCGGCCTTGAAATCGCAGAAGAGATCGGTGCCGTCATGGACAACTGCTCCTCCGAGTGTCACGGTCCCACCATCATGGCTGTTCAGGAAGTCGGTCATCCCGGCTGCACCCTCGGTCAGGTCAAAAACCGTGCCGATGTCATCGTCTACTGGGGCTGCAACCCCATCGCTGCCCATCCGCGCCACCTCTCCCGCTACTCCACCTACTCAACCGGCGCATTCCGCCCCGAAGGACGCGCCGACCGGACCGTCATCGTCGTGGACATCCGTGAATCCGAAACCGCCAAACTTGCCGACATCTTCATTCAGGTAAAACCCGGCGGAGACTACGCCCTCTTCAACGCACTGCGCGCAATCGTCCGGGGCGAACGTGACGTCATTCCCGACACCGTCGCAGGTGTGGAGCGCAGCGTCCTCTTCAAAACCGCCGATATCCTGCTCAACGCAAAGTTCGGTTCCTTCTTCACCGGCATCGGCCTCACCCAGTCGCGGGGGAAATACAAAAACGTCCGCGCAGGCATCGAACTTGTTGACGAACTCAACCGACATACCAAATACACCCTTACCCCGCTTCGCGGTCACTGGAACGTGGACGGTACCAACCAGATGTTCTCACTCGCCGCAGGTTATCCCTATGCAGTGGACTATTCAAGGGGCATCGTCCACTACAACCCCGGCGAAACCAGCGGCGTTGACATCCTCGCCAAGCACGAAGCAGACGCCGTCCTCATCATCGGAACCGATCTCGGTGCACATTTCCCCCGCGAAACGGTTGCACATCTCGCACGTATCAACACCGTCGTTCTCGATCCGTTCATCTCACTCTCCACCGCCGTTGCAAAACTCCATATCCCGGTGGCATCCGTCGGTATCGACGCTGAAGGCACCGCCTACCGACTGGACGGTGTACCGATTCATGTCAAAAAAGCCTTCACCTCCGGCATGCCCTCCGATGAGGTGATTCTCACCCGCATCCTAAACGAAATCCGGAAGATCAAAGCGGAGCGGAAATGATCCGGAAACACACCGCGCGATTCACAATTCTGCTCTTCTGCGCAATCCTCCTTGCTGTTCCGGCAGCCGCAGCCGATACCGAGTTTGCGGCAAACTACACACCAGCAGGACCCGTTGTCACCGGTCAGGAACTGACCGTGTCGCAGAACATCTTTGTCGGAGAGCGGTTCTGGAGCGGTTACACCCTTGAGTTCGACACCGATCTCACCGATCCGGTCTGGCACGTTGCCCTTGTCGTACAGAACCGGACAACACAGACCTGGGAGCTTCCGTATGCGCACGCAACGATCAGCGGATTTACCATCTCAACCGCCGAACGCGACACCTGGCTGGTAACAAATCTTACCGGTACCCCATCACCATATGACGAGGGCAAAGAGATCACGCTCTGGCAGCTGAAAGTGAAGATGGAAAACGACGCAACCAAAGAGACGTTCATTTCAAAACCGGTAAAAGTCGAACCGGCGCCGGTACCAACCGCCGGCCCGCTGCCGAGCACAGCCCAAACAACTGCGCCGCAGACTACCGGAACACCCCTTCCTGCCCCAACAACTGCTGCAACTCCCGCAGTCACGCTGCCGACAGCGACCGCAACGGTTCCTGCAACACCGCCCGCAACACCGCAGAGTTCCTTCGGAGGATGTGTGTCCGGTCTTGCAGTCGGCCTCGGCCTCCTGCTGCTCTGGCGCAGATGATCATTTTTTAACTCTCTTATCTCCAGTTTTTTAAAGAAGACACACTACGGTACCTCTCAAACGTGACAACAGCCATGTGCCGGCCCGGAAACATTCCTCTTAAAAATGGTTTTTTATTGAATCGTCTACTGCTACGTTGCGGGCGGGCCGGATTAGACACAACATCACGGATGTTCACCGCCCGCTTCACGGGATCCCCGGACTACGACCCCTCATACTCCGGTTCGTCCTCGTCCACGCCATCCTTATAATACCAGAGATCGTACGTCTCGTACTCCCCGAGCTCCTGCGCAATCCTCACGGCAAGTGTGTGCCAGCAGGATTTTCCATACAACCGCGCCTCACAGCTGCAGAAATCCCCTTCCACATAATACTCTCCCGAGTTGCCGACCACCACAAAATAATCCCGGTACTTCTTCACGC comes from the Methanocorpusculum vombati genome and includes:
- a CDS encoding formylmethanofuran dehydrogenase subunit B, which gives rise to MKLLMSSGRTPEQGAQLYYKDTKDYSRETSYCFLNPMDMMEIGVEEDEHVLIESTAGKTVFNVRESPETPEGVVFIPCGPHANFILHEHTHSTGAPDFKGVPVEVSATDLPLKSAWDLMEELGGLRYTIPAGTTLPNTEPGEKIIKNHACPLCGCLCDDIELHIKDGVITDVVNGCLLSSGKFRSPGRMVTPIRRDGNEWKETDFDTAVRMAAEMFASAKRPLFYGWSGTSTEAMHIGLEIAEEIGAVMDNCSSECHGPTIMAVQEVGHPGCTLGQVKNRADVIVYWGCNPIAAHPRHLSRYSTYSTGAFRPEGRADRTVIVVDIRESETAKLADIFIQVKPGGDYALFNALRAIVRGERDVIPDTVAGVERSVLFKTADILLNAKFGSFFTGIGLTQSRGKYKNVRAGIELVDELNRHTKYTLTPLRGHWNVDGTNQMFSLAAGYPYAVDYSRGIVHYNPGETSGVDILAKHEADAVLIIGTDLGAHFPRETVAHLARINTVVLDPFISLSTAVAKLHIPVASVGIDAEGTAYRLDGVPIHVKKAFTSGMPSDEVILTRILNEIRKIKAERK
- the mobB gene encoding molybdopterin-guanine dinucleotide biosynthesis protein B, which gives rise to MRIINIIGHSNSGKTTMITKLVPLLAAVGTVATIKHMGHHIWELPAGKDTTVHFSGGSVATAGIDAEKTVMSLRTTNVYEILDFYAWKGYDYAVVEGFKEEGFSCVVLGDLAADHVVVRDADAEMVFAMRDLFEVYVPRRVRE